In Anopheles arabiensis isolate DONGOLA chromosome 2, AaraD3, whole genome shotgun sequence, the genomic window tttagaataataaaatcCAACAAGCAAGCAAGTCTGGCAAGCCTTTCACATAAATCATGCTGTTTATTACCATCCCGGCGGGTTCCAGAAGGCGCGGGATTTATGTTCGCTCATTGCGCTGATTGCTTGCAGGTAGGCGTTACCTGCTGAAAGTGAAACTACCTACAACATCAAGTACGGCACACGTTACGCTGGACATAATCAAACTACTGTCCACCGATCACTCAAACTCCACCGTGGCTACCAGTCACGCCTCGCATTTAACGGCCGATTGAACTATTTGCATTAAACCTGAACCGGATTGTCAAGGTCATGCTCTCACGGGAGGGTGGTGAATGGGTTTGGTCGTGATCCGCCCCACAACATCTACGATGTGTTTCGCCTATCAGTCGTTCTAGAAGCCGAAGCTTGGAGAGGatcttaaaacaaaaccacacttaCTATATAGAGTTATTAATAGCACTGGCTCTCAAAATGCACGTGCCACCTGACACGTAAACTATGGCTCAATTATTCAATTACAGCACCACTCCAATTGCCACTACCGTCACGATATTCGCACACTTTTCAATCCTTGTTCCGTGCTTTAATTACTCCTTATTCTgagtagtgtttttttgtgtaaaaataagTCACTGTACACCGGCAGCCGAAATTGCTCACAATCAGCTCTGTACACGCGGAGACGATCACGACTACCGTTCGCGCGCGGAATCACCGTTGCAATAAGCACACCGCCGACAGAACCTTCCACTTCCAAAAGGAGAACCACCAAATGCGCCCACCACGTGCTGCCGGAATCGGAATTCGCGTGTGCGCAAATTCCCTCCAAACACCACTCCAAAATGACCACGAGACGCCATGCAGACTCACGCACACGCTAATGAAACTGCTCGGCTGGAGTGGAGCAAGACAGTGGAGAGCCCGCCAAGTTTGGGCCCGGCGGTCCGATTgttcaattaaattaatctccctctctcttctgctgatgctgccgaaTTCCTCCTCTTCTcggtgtgagcgtgtgtaaaTGCCCCCTCCCACTGGGGAAACAAATGCAGTGACCCGCGAAACCGCAGATTTTTCGCACTAAAGTGAACGGTGCTCTCCCGCGGTCGAGCTGAGTGTCGAAACTGGCAGCATAATTCGGGTAAGGACAAATCAGAAAGGGAACGGTTTCCCTTTAGTCGGGTTGGCCAATCGTTTAATGCGTTTGAAAGAGGTCACTAGTCAAACCTATGCACACACATGCGCGCGCGGGTCCGTTGATGGTGGTAAGACGACGCGAAACTAATCGAAGATCATCATCGCGGGGTGCCCCTCATCAAACCGTATCCATCATAATTCAAATCTGACCGACTTCGCACGCACAATGGAACCAACATGGGTACTTGcggtatgtgagtgtgtgtgtggaaaagtaATTTCATTTGGAACCGTTTTGGACATGCCGACCCGCCCCTTACGTAACGGTGGCTCGAGCTGGTCGCACTTTCGCCACAAGTACTGCGGGCCGACCTTTTTTCCCAACAACAGCGCAACAGCGCCGAAGCGTAAACGCGTAAACACACAACCCGTACCGCACTCACACGATGTTACAGCGGCACGAAACGCCATCTGCTCGTACCGCTCGACACAgtaggcgcgcgcgcgctcgcgcgttCGCGTAatgttttcattcataaaaccGTGCCCctaaccgcacacacacacacacacaaacacaccgttcaCCGTGATCACCAGCTAGTACGCGCGCACTCCTTTCCGCGTAACGGGCGATGGGAAATTCGACGCCGTTCACTACTTACcggttttttgctgttgttttactAAACCCCACGCGACACGTCGCGCACACACGCCGTCTAGAGGTGGATCGTCTAGAATTACCCGCTGGGGGGAGGGGCCCGGGAAGTTACGCTGATAAGATGTGTGGCCGCGTCACCGGGGCTGACTGTTTTTGTAAACCTGTCCGACGACCGACGGGGCTTGCGCTTCTTGATCTGTGTGTGACTGTCTGTCTGGTGGGCTGATCAGGTGCGAGTGCCTGTCTGCCGCTGCCGCGAGATGCGGTAAGTGAACTTGCTGGAGGTTAGCACTCGATTGAGCTGTCGTGCCAATGCCGGGCGGAACTTAAATAGTGTCCCCTCCCTcggttgccatttttttgttgctagcGCCCGGTTCTGGATTCTCCCTTCACACACACTTCACACTTCGGCGACTTTCCAGCAGTGGTGATAGGGGAAGAAGTTGCCGTGTTTACATACGCCGACCGACACCGAACCGGGTACCACGGTTACATCCTCGCACCGATTGATGTAAATAGCTGATAAATCGGTAAATCCCTTGAATCTTTACTGTCGTTAGACCCGGCCGAGGGctcgtccccccccccattggCAACGCTGGCCCGGTGTCATCACCGGCGGATGCAACGGATATTAACCAACAATTAGCCGCCTGGCCGAACCCGATTCGATAAGAGAAAAGGCACCCCCGCGCAGTCCCGCAGAACGGACATCGGGGGGTTCTGCTGGAAGGCGATCGAACAACATCAAACAGCGGGCAAACAGAAAGGGCGCAAAAACACGcgtgtaattaaattaaaattagcCATTCTTCGCGCCCCCGGCCCTTATCATAAAAGGGTGCAGAAATGCGCGACagaaaacgtaaacaaaccggTCCCGCCAACCTGTGCGCCACCTGCGCGCCGGGACATCGTAACCGGAGCGATTTGTTTTCGCGACAGCTAATCAGCATGTTTCCTCGTGTTTTTGGTTCCCGGGTGGGAAAGGGTGCGTTAGCCATTGCCAGCGTGCCCGTTGACAGGTTGCATTTTACGACAGCCCGTCGGCCCGGGTACTTATCGGAGGGAAAATGCGTGAAAAACACCGAATAGTACCACGTTTACTTTTCCTGGAAATGCAGCGGATGTGTGCTTGTTTGATAAGGATGTTGTTGCTCTTTACAGCTGGACCGACCGTGAGGGGGTTTTTTAATGTGTCTGGCCACTCCCCCTCCTAATAATGCACTTTTATGCGAAGAGATTTAACAGTTAGTTTCGCAACAAAGTGTAACTCTTGGTGAAGATGCACGAGAGTGACTCATATGCCACGAGGAGGGGATAAGggcagaaaataaaacagcaccCTTTTAGGGTAAATTCACAGTTTTGCAATTGATAACATGCAGAACTAATTGCTGATTTTCCCTGCCCTTCACCACCCTATTGCTAGTAGTGATCGTGCGTCATCGAACGCGATCATTCCGCACACTGCTGCACTCGCTGTGCAGGAGAGAGATGCGTGGCGTGACGGCAGGAaacgtcatcgtcatcgctatGGTAACGGGGAATGGTTTTGAAAATCCCATTAGATTCCAGCTAGAATCTCCCGCTTGAGCCGTTGGTTCTTTCGGTGGATGTGGATTTTCTTCCAATTGTCACCCGGCATGCGTTGGCCAATTTAATGACCGCCATTTGATGAGTCAGGGCGAGCGGCGTGTCGGTAGCAattacacgcacacatacgctAAATGATGACGTCCTCCAAAAAGGGCAAACCTGAACGGGAGTAACCGATGCACTTCCTTGCTTTTCTCACATGCACCGTTTGCCGTTTGCCATCAATGTAATCAATCTTATCGATGGTGACAAATCAAGTGCAACTGGATCGCCAGCTAGATTGATATCGTAAATAGAGGTTTTCACGCGTACCTCCGCTAGCCCAAAACGCTTCGGGCGGCCGCTTCGGGAGTCTGTTTCGGGTAGGCAAAGCGATGCGAACGCTTGTTTAGTGGTCTCGTCCAGTTCTGTCTCCGCCAACCAACACGGAACATGGCGAGCACGGTGGGGCATTACAATGCTCATTAAGACTGTCCCCGTCCGTCGGACTGTGGTGGGGACCCATGGGGGAAAATGCGCGCGAAATCATTCTCAAACGGGCACGTGTGCGCCGTGTGGCCACAGGTGAGGTCTCGCCTAAACCCACTCCACACGGAAGACGGAAACAGTCTTCTGGCTGGACAGTGTGCGGGTTGCTGTGAGTAGTTGAGTAGTTCTATTTTTGTATCATTCATTTCTTTGCTCTTGACACGTTTTCGTTTTCATGGAACTGTGttggtggaaaacaaaaaccattgcTACAGTAGGGTATAAATGCTCGGTTTACGGGAGTGCGTCAAAGAGATAATTCGCGAATATGGTCAAGGGGtttagtgtatgttttatttctttcatgCAATAGACTGTAATCGTCCACTATTGCTAGGTACTAGAGTATACGATCCATTCGAGAGTTGAACCTAAGCCGAACAGATCATTACGCCATGCATTTAATAGGTACGCAAATAGTATTGGCACTATGACAGGCTATCATAGGCTATAGATATAAGTAGACAAAGATCGTGCTACGATCGTTTGATAATTATCAGAATCGTCCAAAGTTGTCGGGAAAGATACACTGAAAAAAGGTGTTTTTCTGTGATAATTATAAACAATATTATATAttatcaatttttttaatcatttaatGCTATAACCTTCGAACGTAGGCCTGAAAACGACATTTAGGAGATACTGGAGCATCGTTAAATTTACTTACATGTTACTTACCCCCAAGTACTGAATCGCACACAGTGTACTCCTATCCATATCccgttgtttgctttttttctgagCTTTAtggatttgttttgcattcaCGCTGTATTGCCAGATAGTCTTAGGCACACCACACCTTTCCTCTTGATGCCTGATACTCTTGGGATGTTGGCTACGTACAACCGATCAGATGTAATGCGCTCGCGCAGTAGCTAAGGTCATTGTCATACTACCATAGCTTTGTTCTTTTatgcttctttcttcttcttcttcttcttcttcttcttcttcttcttcttcttcttctgcttcttcttcttctgcttcttcttcttctgcttcttcttcttctgcttcttcttcttcttggtgtAACGACAACCGCGATCAGTCTTTAGCAGATGTATTAGCCTTCTATTTTCTATGAAATCTTGTTGACAGTTGTTGCTTATTGCGAAGATCCTAATAAGCATCAAACCATGTGCATCCAATCGAACCCCGGATCCTACCTAATCCTCGCGATCGTGACTAAGAGGAGTTCTTTGCACGATTGTTGACCAGTCATTCGGTTTAGAACGACTAGGAAAGTGCGTTCATTTCTTAAGAAGATTGGGATACATTGGAATCCTAAATACATAATCCTGAGCGTCATAATTGAGCATCTCTCGTGATCTTTCTCTGGGTTGATGTGATTCAAATACATCCACCCCATCGTCTTATCTTTTCGTGGTTTCAATGCATGACATTCATCAATAaaactcttttttctttctttactaTAGCTTCCTGCGGTGCACAGAATAAACCTTATTAGGATAAGCATGTGCACTGAAAAACGAGTTGAAAAAGCGGGCAAAAATCATTGACCTAGAGACACGATTCGGATGCATTTCTCACCTACAAAAGTACTTGCACTCTCGGCAACAACTGCCAATGGCAGTGTGTGTAGTAGTTGCGTTCCGTAAATAGACCCAAATACACGCCACTCCACTTCCCTTCCCCTATTACATTTCCGTTACACGGGTATACCGCGTTGCGCTGGTTTTGTCTTTTGCTCGATCGACAATCGACAAACCGGTGGCAAACCGTATTCAAATTTAGCGCTCGATCGCACCAAACTCCCTTGCCCGTACGACGCTCGTGACGCTCGGTAGAAAAACTCACCCCCTTTTCGACAATGGAGAGTGGAAGGTAGAGGGGGGTATAGATAGGAGCGCGACCGTGCTCGGCATGTTCGGTTCGTGGTCAAGCTTTGAACTACAGCCAAACGACATTGCGGTCCCTCGCTCGCGGTCTGCACCGTGCGGCAGGatacacgctgctgctgctgccgcgaTGTTGCGCGCTGTAGATCAAGGGCAGGCGCGCATATACGCTTGCACTATTTACTACACACACGCTGGTGgtgagcagttttttttctttcgttgtaTGAGGAATGGGAGCGCAAGGGAGGGTTACGATTGCACGCAAAACCCACGAATCGTAAAAACCGATCCAGCGATCAAGGGGGGAAAAAGGCGGTTGGTAGAGAACtcattggttgtttgctgtgttccAAACAAAGAATCACAGGGGTGGCGTTAGCAAAGTGGAAGGCACataaggggaggggggaggctGATCCTTATGGTGGGCGAGGAACGGCGGCGTTCATAACGGACCACCGATCATATGATCGGGAAAGCGAGAGTATGAAGCGAAGAGAAAGAAGACTGCAGACGGTGACGGAGTGGTAGAGCGCATCCGTGGAGCGCATTCGGATGCACCAAACGATCGTttgccaatgtgtgtgtgtgtgcggatgaCGCTCGGTGAAGCTGCGCGCGCATTTCGCTCACGATCAAGGGCTTCGGATTTCGGGCGCTGCACGGTAAGAGCATGATAAATGCACCGCCGGACGTCACTCTCTGTCCTGCGATCTTTAAGTAAGGATCCCAATCCCAGCAAGCCGCGATCTCgtgcagccagcagcagcagccaaccgAAAGTCGTAAAAGGATACCTTTTATCCTACCCACCTTAACTCAAGTACGTATCACGTAATTGCAGcggaaaaaaacgggaaaactCTGCCTCTTTTCCCTTTGAAAGTAagagaggagaagaaaaatagtGCCGTGCGTCATGTACAAAGCGAAATCGGAAAGGGTTACGCAATACGTAACGAGATCGATGCGCAACCGTTTTGTATCTTTTAGGCTACTTGGGCCAATTTGTGCAAACACAGTAGCAGTGCATTAGATAAAGAAgcgtttttaatttaaaaagaaagaagtaaAAGTGCACCGTGTGAAGTTTAGCTTTATCCTTCATCGTAATAGTTTGAAGAACTTGCATAAGCTGCATCAGATGATTCAATAGAAACGAACGCTATCTATTGAACTGTAAGGCAATAGGTGCGCTGGGTGCTCGTCAACTGTATCGTTGCTTTGGGCGTGTAGAGCCTGGCGACAAGTGGACAACAAAACAGTTTGGCATTCGGATGAAAATAGAAGCATCCTTTGTGGGGGTAGTTTCCCTCCGCCAATGCGCATACAAGATAGCGTCAGGCGGAGTCGGACAACCGAGCCGACGAGCGTAGATGCAATCGGTTTGGTGATGCAACAGGCGCAGCGCTATTATGCTACTGCCCTCACGCCCGCACGTCATTTCGTTCGGATGAATGATCTTAACACGTGCCGTGCGTTGTCTAATTAACGACGCCTTTTTTTAACTTCCCAGTTCCAATCTCAAGTGTTTGCAGTGGTGTAACATTCAATTTCCTCTCGAGGAAACACATAAAGTGTAGACTCGTCTACGTTAAGATAACGATGTGCGAAGCAGGGAAGGGACATTGGTTAAATATTGGCACAAATCCCAATGACACTGTTTTCACCCAGTGCAATCGTGGTGATTTcccccggagtcgttcgataATCGGTCACTTCCGTCCACTTCTTCTAACTCAATCTCCTCTCCCCCCAACCCCTCGCATTGTACAgtacaaccacaacaaccatGCCGGGACTTTCGGATCCAGTCGCGTTCATCAAGGACTTTGCCGCCGGTGGCATCTCGGCCGCAATCTCCAAGACGGCCGTCGCCCCGATCGAGCGCGTCAAGCTGCTGCTACAGGTGCAGCACATCTCGAAGCAGATCGCCGAAGCCGACCGGTACAAGGGCATGGTCGACTGCTTCGTGCGCATCCCGCGGGAGCAGGGCTTCTCCGCCTTCTGGCGCGGCAACCTTGCCAACGTCATCCGTTACTTCCCGACGCAGGCCCTCAACTTCGCGTTCAAGGACAAGTACAAGCAGGTGTTCCTGGGCGGTGTCGACAAGAACACGCAGTTCACGCGCTACTTCATCGGCAACCTCGCCTCGGGCGGTATGGCCGGTGCCACCTCGCTGTGCTTCGTCTACCCGCTTGACTTCGCCCGTACCCGGTAAGTAAAGACACAGGAAATCACGGGGATGGCGAAAGGGGGACACACACGCTTAAAAACTGCTCTCCTCTCGTTCACAGTCTGGCCGCTGATGTCGGCAAGGGTGCGGAGGCGCGTGAGTTCAAGGGTCTCGGCGATTGTATCTCGAAGATCTTCAAGACTGACGGTCTGGTCGGTCTGTACCGAGGCTTCGGCGTATCCGTCCAGGGTGAGTGTTGGAACGGGTGCATTCGTCCGTACAACGAAAGGACCACAGCATTCTCACGATCACCATTCtgcacctctctctctctctaacacacacaaaaacacaggtATCATCATCTACCGTGCCGCCTACTTCGGCTTCTACGATACTGCCCGTGGCATGCTGCCGAACCCGAAGACGACACCGTGGTACGTGAGCTGGGCCATCGCCCAGTGCGTGACCACCGTCGCCGGTATCGTCTCCTATCCGTTCGACACCGTCCGTCGTCGCATGATGATGCAGTCCGGCCGCGCCAAGTCCGAGATCGTGTACAAGGGCACGCTTCACTGCTGGGCCACGATCGCCAAGCAGGAGGGTACCGGTGCCTTCTTCAAGGGCGCCTTCTCGAACGTGCTCCGCGGTACTGGCGGTGCATTTGTGCTGGTGCTGTACGATGAAATCAAGAAGGTCCTGTAAAATCTTCCACCCCTAACTGTTTGTAACCTTCCACCAACCTTCCAACGACACCGCCAATGAAAAACCCCCTATTTCCCGTTTTGATGATTCCCTTCCCTAGCTTAAAATTCCCTCCATTCCAATTGTCCAGCTCCGATTTCCATCGTACAGGGCGCGCCCAATTCCAACGAACTCAAATGCCCCACAACAACGCTCGGATATTGGCGTAtgagttgcaaaaaaaaaaatggaccgCTTTTGCGGGTTGTAAACCGGACTCGATCTAGTACATGCACTTGCAAAAAAACCCCCACTCCATCGAACCGAACAGTAAAGTGTGTGTTCTTCCGAGCCCGATAGTGTGCCGTagcgaacgtgtgtgtgtttctgctgCATGTACTTCATTGTGTTCTGCGCGATCCTTCGCGGGGGGTTTGGGATAGGGCTTCCAACAAGCGAGACACTAAAATACActacggcaaacgactcaaaccACTCAACAACTACGCCGCTGTTAACTTGAACTAAAGCTTCATCCTACCCTTACGACCTTATCCTTTGTAAAACCGAACAAAAAGCCCCCGAACCACGCGATCGCGATGTTTTATTCGCGATCGTTCCATATGTGTAGATAGAGCAGGAGtgaggagagaaagagagagagaaagagtttcCTAGCAAGCTCTGCGCATTAGACGTTAAAGAGAAAGACATTTTTTTGCAGCATGCAGGCAGGTGTTACGACGAACATGCCATGCGGAAAAAGGGAAGTAAACTATTGACGAAAAACTaccaataaaaatcaaaaacatctTAAAATACTTAGTAACGCAGTCTGTtggctggtggtgatggtggtggtggtggacgtAACGGACATCCGACAAAACGATATTCGTAGGACAAGCACGAGTGATCATTTATTTTTAGGCTACACACTGTCGAGCAAAAGGACGACGAGACAGAGACACGcatacgcacaaacacacacacacactctctctctcgctcttacACACTGTCACTGCCGGTAGATCCCTTTCGAGTGCGTGTTCCACCTTGTTCGATTGCTGGTCAAGTAGGCCAGTAGTAGGGATTGTGTGCCTTTTCTAATTCAGTTGGAGTAACCATTGCCCTGGAAAGAAACACGTTGCACGTTTATTACACTAGCACACGGTATTGGGCACGttttgaaggttttgtttgttagtaTGGTACCCTTAACAGGTATGTATGATGCATTTCTTTGAAATCGAAAGTTAAATGATGTTCTAAGTCACATGCAAAATCTCATTCTCTAAGTCACATGCAAAGCATAGATTGGacagagtttgttttttttttgttttcgcacaAAAAGAGCTAGATAATACAAAATTTATTCACTTTATGTACATATTGCTGAGAGGGAAGTGGGCGGTAGAGTACACAATCATGATACATGTAATTTGTTGAACAATGGCATTTTCTTCCCTGTTTGTTGCTACCCTATCGTGCACTTGTACACCTCACCCTACAGATCCAACGGACAAGGAACACAAACATTTAAACAACGCCCACGATGCGACATTAACTTAGCAGTTGATTTGATAAATCTTTGTCTTTTACTGCTCGCTTTTTCCTCTCACACTTTCTCTGCTTCTGTGCATACATACAGCTTgttttggattttgtttttggttacTACACTTTTCTGGTTGTTGTTAAACTAAAAACGGATTTTAACTAGACGAGAAAGCGGAAAGGTATTCTCCTTCCCCTAGTACGTTCGGTACATGTAAACCTAACTaaacgcaaacgcaaaaaTACTTCCATCAACGGCAGCACGCTCACGTTCGAGTAATCAGCCTGCCTGCTGTACAATTGCCTAGCTTCGGAAGCGGTGCTGCATTCCCTTGCCAGTCCTAGCCGTTCACACTACCAGCAAACAGGGTTTCGGGTGGAACATTGCACACACCGCGGACACATTTAACTACCGCCACCAGGGAAATACCGTGAGCCGAACGCCGAGATCACGGAGCGGAGTTGgagagaaagaacaaaaacaaatggtaCTTAATTCTATCATACCGTCGTTCGGTCCGATTCGCCCGCCAACCAGTCGACGGTCCTGCTAATGCCGGGCATGTTCAGGATGTTCCCTAGCACCGGTACCCGCCGTAGGAAGTTTATGGCCACCGGGAAGAACCCACTGAACAGCAGTATGAACCCGTACATCTCGATGAGCATCCCGATCAGCGGGTAGCCGAACAGTACGATCGCGATGCCGCCGAAGAACGAGATCGATGCCTTCACTTTGTGCTTCTGGAAGAAGAAGCGAAACGTTCGCTCGAGCCCAATCACGCACGCCAGACCGCACACGAACAGTATCTGCGGGGGGAAACACAGCACCGGGGGCAATTGTTATGTGAGACGATATGCGTTATTGAAAGACACTGGTTCAACCGGCACTTACATTTCCTATCGCTAGCAATCCTTTGTCGAACAGTAAAAGCATGCCCAGGAACAGAAACGTGATCCCGAAGCCAGCCAACCCGACTCCGATttctgaaacaaaacaaagagcgGGAGTTGTGGTCAT contains:
- the LOC120908337 gene encoding ADP,ATP carrier protein 2 — encoded protein: MPGLSDPVAFIKDFAAGGISAAISKTAVAPIERVKLLLQVQHISKQIAEADRYKGMVDCFVRIPREQGFSAFWRGNLANVIRYFPTQALNFAFKDKYKQVFLGGVDKNTQFTRYFIGNLASGGMAGATSLCFVYPLDFARTRLAADVGKGAEAREFKGLGDCISKIFKTDGLVGLYRGFGVSVQGIIIYRAAYFGFYDTARGMLPNPKTTPWYVSWAIAQCVTTVAGIVSYPFDTVRRRMMMQSGRAKSEIVYKGTLHCWATIAKQEGTGAFFKGAFSNVLRGTGGAFVLVLYDEIKKVL
- the LOC120908338 gene encoding vesicle transport protein GOT1B gives rise to the protein MFEITDTQKIGVGLAGFGITFLFLGMLLLFDKGLLAIGNILFVCGLACVIGLERTFRFFFQKHKVKASISFFGGIAIVLFGYPLIGMLIEMYGFILLFSGFFPVAINFLRRVPVLGNILNMPGISRTVDWLAGESDRTTGNGYSN